TGTATCAATTAGCAAGATCACCATCCTCTTTTTTGGTTTCCCCTCCACGACTAGTACTTATTCAGGAGTTAAGAAATCTCTGCCTAATCTCGGTCAGGGAACTGTTCAGCCGTCTCAGAAACGGATGTCAGCACTTGTTCGCTGGGCTGGGGcggcagcaggcagagggaggggatgtgtCCATGTTCACAGTGTGCATCTCCTTCAGCTGTGCTGTGGACACGTTGTTAAAGACTTCAGTGCAAACTCACCTTCTTGCTGATATTTCAACAATATAAGTCATACAAATTCTTGTAGCTGCATTATACTTTCTATATTCTGAggctttgtcttgtttttaattgAACATTAAGGGAATgcagtattttatttattcatctattggttaatcctcatccaaggatatttttccattgatttttagggagagtgaaagagagagggcaagacagaaacatcgatgtgagagaaacacatcgattggttgcacaagccccaaccagggtctgggccggggaggagcctgcaactgagctacaatgccctttaccagaatcgaacccaggacactttggtctgcaggtcgatgccctatccactgagctaaaccagcaaGGGCGGGATGCAGTATTTCAATTCTAACTCTGCCAATAGCTTTATCTAGACGCCTGTTGGCTCTTTTTGTCCCTTTATGAAATGTTTGTCGCCAAGAAAGACAggattacattttcttctttcagaCTGAGTTGGTGCAATGtcccaggtgtactggttaataatgcagttTTTTTTCCAacagatggagttacacatatgttgatatactggcattctttttttttttttttcttcaacatttCACATTGTTTATTAATGCAGTATACATTAGACCCGAACTCTGCAGTTTCTAAGACTATCATGTTTCATCTTTCAGATTCTTCTGCACTTTCAGGTTGTCTACAGAGGTACCCTTAAGTAGATGAACCACATTTTCTATAATTGTTGAAAATATACTACAGAGTGAAATGGTTTAAATATAATTTAGGCACATATTGATTATGAAAATAGATATCTCTCAATACAATACTTCTCTGTCttggtaaaaataataaagcaaagaaaataattcatttctggtcttattagtttttgtgtagatctcattaagtttatcggcagcttctaaacagttcttgagagaccttaaaagtgtggttctgaactctatttcttccattgacaattttgtcctgtttctttgtctccgcattttgttatgcttccttggtgcaccccctagtggtctttgttcgcagtcttatagataaatcttgattgttgtagctaattccagggagggtttgacctccaggccaagtggctatgagaatcaggtgggtcagcagtgagagaacttctgtcctctagggaggtgctaatctagcctttgcctgaggctatccggcaaatgcctttgcctgaggctatccggcaaatgcctttgcctgaggctatccggcaaatgcctctgtgcagggcttgggcggggcgggtagcacaggatcaacagggtgggccggagagagcagttatggtggctctcagtcctgtcccaaggggctctgcctctctgagtcccagcacccgctgcaaagctcggagagaaagctgcactcgctctgaccgaagccagacagtcccgcttctgccgtttgagtctgggtccctaaagactcgcccggatctggtgctcagagtctgcgactccctcccgattgaaaacaacaaccgcgccctccgccgccagcccgctccgcgcactccgcacctcagaatttgacttcagcactgcgcctcctctgagtgtccgtatgcgtttctctttcctcctagttgtaggacttccactcagccatcgttcctgtggttctgggtgatgtcccttccgttttttggtttcacttttgaagtagttgttcaaagcagcaaactccggcgttaacctatgccgccatcttggttctctcaataATTCATTTCTGAAGTTGCTTTCCTTTACCTGTAAAGGCCTGATTTCCTCCCACTATGTGTATATCCTTTATTGTAAGGAAAGctttgcatatgtatatatagaagAATAAGCTACGTAAATATTCAAGACATGTCATCCTCCCAAAGGATACAAAGTGGGTTTTAATAATTCATTGCCTCAACTGATGAGTCTGGAGAATTCAGAATCAATTTGGATACAGCACTATTCCTGCTCTTGGGGCAGATGTAAGGACACCGTTTACTGGTGAGGAAGTACAGGCCCCGTCTCTGCTGCTGCAGAGAGATAATGACTCAAGAAAACGAGgctaaaattattaaaacaaaaccaaatgagaaaatataagtTAAAGACCCACAGGTGCTGACTGACTGGTATTACATTTTGGACCAGCcaaatgtttttaagtttttttggTGGCTATAATCAAACAGTCAGTTTAAAATCCCTCATTCTCCACGGTATGGTTTTAGCTGTAATTCTAGCTATCTAAAAGATGACTTTGCAATACCCATTCATATTTTACAGTGTTTGATTGCAGTGGATTGAGACTTAGTATCTAGTTCTAAGCTGGCCCTGTTTAAGCTATTTGGCCACTGAATTAAATATTAGTAACACAatttggttttttggttttgaaGTATCTTCCTATGCTTGTTTTGACTGTACAGGAGGAAACTAGGCTGGTAGTGTAAATAAAAGATTGCCTGGTCTGCATTGAGTGGAACTTGCTTAGAATGAAATTCTGAAGAGTGCTCCTTTAAAAGTTGTTCCTATAGGTTGTTACTACAGAGTTCCACTGTGACTTCAGCTGACAATGATGTACAATGATGTCTTTCTTTCAACTCTTGTCTCACCCAGTAAGAACGGAGGATTTCTTTAATTCAGCTACTATtttgttctaaaaaaaataaccattatTAAAATGAACCTTAAAAGAGAGTCTTTGGGAGTCTGATCTCACCATATTCACACGGTGTGACAGGTAAAGGGAGGCAGTCCTAGAGCTTTTTATAACCTGAACAGCCTCTTGCAATTTTCATAAAGTTTAACAATTTAAATATCCATATGCATCTAGagactcaataaataaaatttcataggTTGTGCTTCTCATAAATGAAAATCCTCAAATGCATTTCAAACCAAGATGGTAATTCCGCATCATGCCTATCTAAAGCAAATATGATAGAAAGCATTTCCGGTCATAAAGCCAGGCGAACCCCCCACTCCACTCTAAAGGCAGCAATCTAACCTAGCCTCCCTACAGCTGGTAAATGAGTGCTTCTCTGGTGAAACCAGAATGTGGGGAAAAGCCACTTTTCCCTTATGCACCACTGAGAACAAGCATAATCCTCTAAatggttttgtctttttaatttccttACAGTGTTATGTCTTCTACACAACTGAGTGGAGAAATAAAAGtgataatgaaaacattttcattttgagcATCTTCCTCCAGCCCTAAATTCTCATCTGACACTTTGTGACATATGGAGTGGTGTCAGCATCTCTTCAAATATAGCTCCCTTAACGTTGGAACCTCTCAGGTTGGCTTCTTGAAGGTCACACCCAGACAAGTCGCAGTTCTCTAAATCAGTTCCTGCCAGAGTTGCTCCTCTGAGGTTACAGTTCTTCAACTTTGCATTTTTTAAGGTAGCGACTCTCAGGTTAATGCCTGTCATTTGACTTCCTTCCATATCCACACCTTTTAGATTAGCACCTTCTAAATTGGCTTTAATACCAGAAGGATCTTCAAAATTACACAGTTTCAGGGATGCACCTTCTGCATTAGAACAGAGCATCTTGACTCCCTGGAGATTTGCACAGTCAAGCACTGATCCAGAGAGATCAGCTCGTTCAAGATTTGCACAGCAGAGATTAGCATGTGCAAGATTGCAGCGGCTTAAATTGGCCATCTTGAAGTTAATGTATCGAAGGTCCAAACGAGAAAGATCAGCACCACTAAAGTTTAAACCCTGGCAACGCAATTCTGATTTGGTTGGAGTGGCTAGCAAAAATCGGACAAATTCCTTTCGCGATATTGGTGAATGATCCTCTGGTGGTTGAGAATTCTTTATTGCCACTTCTAGGTGTTCAATCAATGAGTCAATACCAAAAAATCTGGCTTCTTCCAACACCCCCAGTAAATTAATGCCATCATTTACAATGAGTTGTCCATGACGCAAGTAGTTCAAAATA
This DNA window, taken from Myotis daubentonii chromosome 10, mMyoDau2.1, whole genome shotgun sequence, encodes the following:
- the LOC132242598 gene encoding BTB/POZ domain-containing protein KCTD9 codes for the protein MRRVTLFLNGSPRNGKVVAVYGTLSDLLSVASSKLGIKATSVYNGKGGLIDDIALIRDDDVLFVCEGEPFIDPQTDSKLPEGLSGSHTDWLTLNVGGRYFTTTRSTLVNKEPDSMLAHMFKDKGVWGNKQDHRGAFLIDRSPEYFEPILNYLRHGQLIVNDGINLLGVLEEARFFGIDSLIEHLEVAIKNSQPPEDHSPISRKEFVRFLLATPTKSELRCQGLNFSGADLSRLDLRYINFKMANLSRCNLAHANLCCANLERADLSGSVLDCANLQGVKMLCSNAEGASLKLCNFEDPSGIKANLEGANLKGVDMEGSQMTGINLRVATLKNAKLKNCNLRGATLAGTDLENCDLSGCDLQEANLRGSNVKGAIFEEMLTPLHMSQSVR